The Anopheles coluzzii chromosome 2, AcolN3, whole genome shotgun sequence genome window below encodes:
- the LOC120951620 gene encoding protoporphyrinogen oxidase translates to MTAILGAGISGLAAGHYLLRKTPTLPLTIYEATDRIGGWIRSERSPDHGYVFEAGPRTIRPKGPAASNTLELIEELGLTDQVYSISSNHTAARNRMIYAKGKLNLLPNSLGGVLKTVPPFTRPLYFAAFHDLLAGRSKTPLTDESMYSFVERRFGKEIADYAVSSMLCGICAGDAKQISVKFLMKDLFEREQRHGGVIVGLLKEALQNRKKKQPQSVKKPATQMARLADRAKAENWSIYSIRGGLQTLPETLATDLQAKGASIVMGTKFEELTFDGDRVVLRVDGKEQLLQHLVSSIPSYKLAKHVQKQHPQLASTLSSIPFVDVCVINLRYRRGDLLQQDGFGFLVPPIENLPILGVIFDSCCFDMDDNTVLTVMMGGAWFEQWFGKNPSDEHLLGVALEHIKKILHIEQQPDSYKVNLLRKCIPQYTVGHQDRVKAIRAYVEQHRLPLSLCGASYDGVGVNDVILSARKNVETIHQ, encoded by the coding sequence ATGACGGCCATCCTCGGCGCCGGTATCAGTGGACTGGCGGCAGGCCATTACTTGCTCAGGAAAACACCGACTCTACCTCTTACCATTTACGAAGCGACGGATCGTATCGGTGGTTGGATTCGTTCAGAACGCAGCCCCGACCATGGATACGTGTTTGAAGCCGGACCGCGCACCATTCGTCCTAAGGGCCCGGCGGCAAGCAACACGCTCGAGCTGATAGAAGAACTGGGCCTTACCGATCAGGTGTACTCCATTAGCTCCAACCATACGGCCGCCCGGAATCGTATGATTTACGCGAAGGGCAAATTGAATCTGCTTCCCAACTCACTCGGAGGCGTGCTGAAAACGGTGCCGCCCTTCACGAGACCTCTGTACTTTGCCGCCTTTCACGATCTGCTGGCCGGCCGATCCAAAACTCCGCTGACCGATGAATCTATGTACTCGTTCGTGGAACGAAGGTTCGGCAAGGAGATTGCGGACTACGCGGTCAGCTCGATGCTGTGCGGCATTTGTGCCGGGGACGCTAAACAGATCAGCGTTAAATTTCTCATGAAAGATCTTTTCGAGCGCGAACAGCGCCATGGCGGTGTAATTGTAGGGCTGCTCAAGGAGGCACTTCAGAAtcggaaaaagaaacaacctcAGAGCGTTAAAAAGCCTGCCACCCAGATGGCACGGTTGGCCGACAGGGCAAAGGCGGAGAATTGGAGCATCTATTCGATCCGTGGCGGTTTGCAGACGTTGCCGGAAACGTTGGCCACCGATCTGCAGGCGAAGGGCGCATCGATCGTAATGGGCACCAAGTTCGAAGAGCTTACCTTCGACGGAGACCGGGTGGTGCTGCGGGTCGATGGGAaggagcagctgctgcagcatctCGTTAGCAGCATCCCGAGCTACAAGCTGGCAAAGCACGTCCAGAAGCAACACCCCCAGCTGGCCAGCACGCTGAGCAGCATCCCGTTTGTGGACGTGTGCGTGATCAATCTGCGGTACCGGAGGGGCGATTTGTTGCAGCAAGATGGCTTCGGCTTTCTGGTGCCTCCGATCGAAAACCTACCGATACTGGGTGTCATTTTCGACAGCTGCTGCTTCGACATGGACGACAACACGGTGCTGACTGTGATGATGGGAGGAGCGTGGTTCGAGCAGTGGTTCGGGAAAAACCCGTCCGACGAGCATTTGCTCGGGGTTGCACTCGAGCACATTAAGAAGATCTTGCACATTGAGCAGCAGCCCGACAGCTACAAGGTAAACTTGCTACGCAAATGCATTCCCCAGTACACCGTTGGCCATCAGGATCGGGTGAAGGCCATCCGGGCGTATGTAGAGCAGCATCGGCTTCCGCTGTCGCTGTGTGGTGCTTCGTACGACGGTGTCGGCGTGAACGACGTTATACTATCTGCTAGGAAGAATGTTGAGACGATACATCAATAA
- the LOC120951093 gene encoding set1/Ash2 histone methyltransferase complex subunit ASH2 isoform X1 — MDVNDAKPELKKSPLAEEKYNCYCGKERNLNIVELLCATCSRWFHESCIGFQLGRLVPFMMNYVFVCKNCSMTGLESFRKVQASIPQMCITALANLQQTAAKEGKARLMFSKDKDIIPYMDHYWEAMTTMARRSTQSWYATVQRSLIKDINTLFSYEESNEQGQMYGLANTDLTQIKPTYDEATALATQNFSKSRQQKRKLPNSEQSGALGKKSRLGTDVGALVKLPAHGYPLEHPFNKDGYRYILAEPDPHAPFRQEFDESADWAGKPIPGWLYRVLSPNAVLIALHDRAPQLKVSEDRLSITGEKGYCMARASHYVTKGCWYWEATVEDMPDGSACRLGWGQEYANLQAPLGYDKFGYSWRSRKGTKFHESHGKHYSAGYGEGDTLGFLITLPSDNQANQASNTFKDRPLVKFKSHLYYEDKDRVNETLKALKVQLGSKIHYFKNGVCQGEAFVDVYKGAYYPAISLHKNVTISVNFGPKFKHPEVLKEFKAQSMHERVEEMICEQTMADMMYFTENDGKLRLDTYSI; from the exons ATGGATGTGAATGACGCGAAACCCGAGCTCAAGAAGTCTCCCTTGGCAGAGGAGAAATATAATTGTTATTG cggaaaggaaagaaatctCAACATAGTGGAGTTGCTCTGTGCCACCTGCAGTAGGTGGTTCCACGAGTCCTGCATCGGGTTTCAGCTTGGTCGCCTGGTACCGTTCATGATGAActacgtgtttgtgtgcaaaaacTGCTCCATGACGGGATTGGAAAGCTTCCGCAAGGTGCAAGCCTCGATACCCCAGATGTGCATTACGGCGCTGGCGAACCTGCAGCAAACGGCGGCCAAGGAGGGCAAAGCGCGGCTAATGTTTAGCAAGGACAAGGACATTATACCGTACATGGATCACTACTGGGAGGCAATGACGACCATGGCGCGCAGATCCACCCAATCCTGGTACGCGACCGTGCAGCGCTCGCTAATAAAAGACATCAACACGCTGTTTTCGTACGAGGAAAGTAACGAGCAGGGACAAATGTATGGGCTGGCCAATACGGATCTTACCCAGATTAAGCCGACGTACGACGAAGCAACCGCATTGG CCACGCAAAACTTTTCGAAAAGCAGACAACAGAAACGAAAGCTGCCCAACAGTGAGCAAAGCGGGGCGCTTGGAAAGAAGAGCCGCCTCGGCACGGATGTCGGTGCGCTGGTGAAGCTGCCAGCCCACGGCTACCCGCTGGAGCATCCGTTCAACAAGGATGGATACCGGTACATACTGGCAGAACCCGATCCGCACGCACCGTTCCGGCAAGAGTTTGACGAAAGCGCTGACTGGGCAGGCAAACCGATTCCGGGCTGGCTGTATCGAGTGCTGTCGCCGAACGCGGTGCTGATCGCATTGCACGATCGTGCTCCCCAGCTAAAGGTATCCGAGGATCGACTGTCGATAACGGGCGAGAAGGGTTACTGCATGGCACGGGCTTCTCATT ACGTTACCAAAGGATGCTGGTACTGGGAAGCTACCGTGGAGGATATGCCCGATGGTTCGGCCTGCCGTCTGGGATGGGGACAGGAGTACGCCAATCTGCAGGCACCACTCGGTTACGATAAGTTCGGATATTCGTGGCGGTCGCGAAAGGGCACCAAATTCCACGAATCGCACGGCAAGCATTACAGCGCGGGGTATGGCGAGGGGGACACGCTCGGGTTTCTGATCACACTGCCGAGCGATAATCAGGCAAACCAGGCATCGAACACGTTCAAGGACCGGCCGCTGGTAAAGTTCAAAAGCCATCTGTATTACGAGGACAAGGACCGTGTGAATGAAACGCTGAAGGCGCTGAAAGTGCAGCTGGGCAGTAAGATTCACTATTTTAAGAACGGCGTCTGTCAGGGGGAGGCATTTGTGGACGTATACAAAGGGGCCTACTATCCGGCAATATCGTTGCACAAAAACGTAACGATCAGTGTGAATTTTGGACCGAAATTTAAGCACCCAGAGGTGCTGAAAGAGTTCAAAGCCCAGTCG ATGCACGAACGAGTGGAAGAAATGATCTGCGAGCAAACCATGGCCGACATGATGTACTTTACGGAAAATGATGGAAAGCTTCGACTCGACACCTACAGCATCTAA
- the LOC120951094 gene encoding bolA-like protein DDB_G0274169 yields MLARLCRTQFGLIKGSTCHVLKMSTVEKPIENAIRAGLTKELAPVHLEVVNESYMHNVPKGSETHFKVLVVSPQFEGLPLIKRHRLVNEIVKSQLAGDFVHALSIVAKTPQQWDEAYKLEPSPNCKGGFGK; encoded by the exons ATGCTCGCCAGACTCTGCAGAACACAGTTTGGATTGATAAAAGGCTCTACCTGCCATGTGCTCAAAATGTCCACTGTTGAAAAACCTATCGAAAATGCTATCCGTGCAGGACTAACGAAAGAGCTTGCGCCCGTGCATTTGGAAGTGGTCAATGAATCGTACATGCACAACGTGCCCAAGGGTTCCGAGACGCACTTCAAAGTTCTAGTGGTTTCGCCACAGTTCGAGGGACTTCCGCTAATAAAG CGGCATCGTTTGGTGAATGAAATCGTTAAGTCGCAGCTTGCTGGAGATTTTGTGCACGCACTTTCGATAGTGGCCAAGACACCTCAGCAGTGGGATGAAGCGTACAAGCTCGAACCTAGCCCAAACTGTAAGGGAGGATTCGGGAAATAA
- the LOC120951093 gene encoding set1/Ash2 histone methyltransferase complex subunit ASH2 isoform X2, protein MEETTQNFSKSRQQKRKLPNSEQSGALGKKSRLGTDVGALVKLPAHGYPLEHPFNKDGYRYILAEPDPHAPFRQEFDESADWAGKPIPGWLYRVLSPNAVLIALHDRAPQLKVSEDRLSITGEKGYCMARASHYVTKGCWYWEATVEDMPDGSACRLGWGQEYANLQAPLGYDKFGYSWRSRKGTKFHESHGKHYSAGYGEGDTLGFLITLPSDNQANQASNTFKDRPLVKFKSHLYYEDKDRVNETLKALKVQLGSKIHYFKNGVCQGEAFVDVYKGAYYPAISLHKNVTISVNFGPKFKHPEVLKEFKAQSMHERVEEMICEQTMADMMYFTENDGKLRLDTYSI, encoded by the exons ATGGAAGAAA CCACGCAAAACTTTTCGAAAAGCAGACAACAGAAACGAAAGCTGCCCAACAGTGAGCAAAGCGGGGCGCTTGGAAAGAAGAGCCGCCTCGGCACGGATGTCGGTGCGCTGGTGAAGCTGCCAGCCCACGGCTACCCGCTGGAGCATCCGTTCAACAAGGATGGATACCGGTACATACTGGCAGAACCCGATCCGCACGCACCGTTCCGGCAAGAGTTTGACGAAAGCGCTGACTGGGCAGGCAAACCGATTCCGGGCTGGCTGTATCGAGTGCTGTCGCCGAACGCGGTGCTGATCGCATTGCACGATCGTGCTCCCCAGCTAAAGGTATCCGAGGATCGACTGTCGATAACGGGCGAGAAGGGTTACTGCATGGCACGGGCTTCTCATT ACGTTACCAAAGGATGCTGGTACTGGGAAGCTACCGTGGAGGATATGCCCGATGGTTCGGCCTGCCGTCTGGGATGGGGACAGGAGTACGCCAATCTGCAGGCACCACTCGGTTACGATAAGTTCGGATATTCGTGGCGGTCGCGAAAGGGCACCAAATTCCACGAATCGCACGGCAAGCATTACAGCGCGGGGTATGGCGAGGGGGACACGCTCGGGTTTCTGATCACACTGCCGAGCGATAATCAGGCAAACCAGGCATCGAACACGTTCAAGGACCGGCCGCTGGTAAAGTTCAAAAGCCATCTGTATTACGAGGACAAGGACCGTGTGAATGAAACGCTGAAGGCGCTGAAAGTGCAGCTGGGCAGTAAGATTCACTATTTTAAGAACGGCGTCTGTCAGGGGGAGGCATTTGTGGACGTATACAAAGGGGCCTACTATCCGGCAATATCGTTGCACAAAAACGTAACGATCAGTGTGAATTTTGGACCGAAATTTAAGCACCCAGAGGTGCTGAAAGAGTTCAAAGCCCAGTCG ATGCACGAACGAGTGGAAGAAATGATCTGCGAGCAAACCATGGCCGACATGATGTACTTTACGGAAAATGATGGAAAGCTTCGACTCGACACCTACAGCATCTAA